Proteins encoded within one genomic window of Cloacibacillus sp.:
- a CDS encoding cobyrinate a,c-diamide synthase → MDAERPRLLIAAAHSGSGKTTITSGIVAALAARGLRVHPYKVGPDYIDPGYLGLAAGGRADNLDTWLTDEAAMKKIFLSASEEADISIIEGVMGLYDGGRGGVSSTAQIAKALNAPVLLVIDVRSMGESAAAIAKGFRDYDPEVDLRGVIVNRYGSENHREMVCEAIKRLGLPVVGAVPRSREAEVRERHLGLLPVEENGNREHIENVRKMIEPAIDFDTLLKIAQSAPPLRAENNAAPRAEKRVTIAVARDEAFSFYYPESIAVLEAAGANIVNFSPLNDKKIPDCGGLIFGGGFPEVFAARLAANTAMKESIAGAAASGMPIYAECGGFMYLTREIKDFDGAAHRMCSLIPMSCKMNDSLRTVGYVTAKALSDNIIAKKGEELRGHEFHFSSAEADCEIPRAFQFTKNRTGESYCAGYAKDNILGSYLHLHFAGFPKAAERFVERCAGYREQSA, encoded by the coding sequence GTGGACGCCGAACGCCCCCGCCTGCTCATCGCCGCCGCTCACAGCGGTAGCGGCAAGACCACGATCACCAGCGGCATCGTCGCGGCTCTCGCCGCGCGCGGCCTACGCGTGCATCCCTACAAAGTCGGCCCTGACTACATCGACCCGGGATACCTCGGCCTCGCCGCGGGCGGACGCGCCGACAACCTCGACACCTGGCTCACAGACGAAGCGGCGATGAAAAAAATCTTCCTCTCCGCCTCCGAAGAGGCGGACATCTCGATAATCGAGGGCGTCATGGGACTCTACGACGGCGGGCGCGGCGGCGTCAGCAGCACCGCGCAGATCGCGAAGGCCCTTAACGCCCCCGTGCTGCTCGTCATCGACGTCCGTTCGATGGGCGAGAGCGCGGCGGCGATCGCCAAAGGCTTCCGCGACTACGACCCGGAGGTCGACCTTCGAGGCGTGATCGTCAACCGCTACGGCTCCGAAAACCACAGAGAGATGGTCTGCGAGGCGATAAAACGCCTCGGCCTGCCCGTTGTCGGCGCCGTGCCGCGCAGCAGGGAGGCGGAGGTGCGCGAGCGCCACCTCGGGCTGCTGCCGGTGGAAGAAAACGGCAACCGCGAACACATTGAAAACGTCAGAAAGATGATCGAACCGGCCATCGACTTCGATACGCTCCTGAAAATCGCCCAAAGCGCCCCGCCTCTCAGGGCGGAGAACAACGCCGCGCCGCGGGCGGAAAAGAGGGTGACGATCGCCGTCGCGCGCGACGAGGCCTTCTCCTTCTACTACCCCGAAAGCATCGCCGTCCTCGAGGCGGCGGGAGCAAATATCGTAAACTTCAGCCCGCTCAACGACAAAAAAATCCCCGACTGCGGCGGCCTCATCTTCGGCGGCGGCTTCCCCGAGGTCTTCGCGGCGCGCCTCGCGGCAAACACCGCGATGAAAGAGTCCATCGCCGGCGCCGCGGCCTCCGGCATGCCCATATACGCCGAATGCGGCGGCTTCATGTACCTCACGCGCGAGATAAAGGACTTCGACGGCGCGGCGCACCGCATGTGCAGTCTCATCCCCATGAGCTGCAAAATGAACGACAGCCTGCGCACCGTCGGCTACGTCACGGCAAAGGCGCTCTCCGACAACATCATCGCGAAAAAGGGCGAAGAGCTGCGCGGCCACGAATTCCACTTCTCCAGCGCCGAGGCCGACTGCGAAATCCCCCGCGCCTTCCAATTCACTAAAAACCGTACCGGCGAAAGCTACTGCGCCGGTTATGCAAAAGACAACATCTTGGGTTCATATCTTCATCTACACTTCGCCGGCTTCCCAAAGGCGGCGGAGAGGTTTGTGGAGAGGTGCGCCGGGTATAGAGAGCAAAGTGCATGA
- a CDS encoding cobyric acid synthase, producing the protein MKNCTGIMIQGTSSDAGKSFITTALCRIFSDMGYAVCPFKSQNMSNNSCVTPDGLEMGRAQGVQAEAARVEPQTYMNPILLKPRKDTSSEIVLMGKVFDAPCDKNYYRGFTMGKGLETLRKALAIIDEKYEVMVCEGAGSPAEVNLNAAEIVNMRVAQEADIPVLLVADVDRGGAIASVVGTLELLGEDRRRVKGIIFNKFRGDLSLFEDAVEFTEKKTGVKVVGVMPWLTDIVIEGEDIMSINWHRGETEESNGKLRVGVVKFPRVSNHTDIEAFRFEPDVEIIELASPAQVASLDAVVLPGTKSTVLDMKYLLDSGLAAEIRRFYQNGGTVYGLCGGYQMMGEEIDDRHLRDNDKIPAIEGLGLLPVVTTFGEEKTTIRRRGRTIHPYFKEAAAVDGYEIHFGETRPLREEPGFAPLFELDGRADGLADGELRAGGSYLHNAFHNDLFRAVWLNRLRKKRGLPEREAVSTAAAKEAAYDALAAQTRKNLDLDYIIDIMHLKADAPARRADGGNPQSTEAK; encoded by the coding sequence ATGAAAAACTGCACAGGCATCATGATACAGGGAACATCGAGCGACGCGGGCAAAAGCTTCATCACCACCGCGCTCTGCCGCATATTCTCCGACATGGGATACGCCGTCTGCCCCTTCAAGTCACAGAACATGTCCAACAACTCCTGCGTCACCCCCGACGGCCTCGAGATGGGGCGCGCCCAGGGGGTGCAGGCCGAGGCGGCGCGCGTCGAGCCGCAGACATACATGAATCCGATACTGCTCAAGCCGCGCAAAGACACCTCCTCGGAGATCGTGCTGATGGGCAAAGTATTCGACGCCCCCTGTGATAAAAACTACTACCGCGGCTTTACCATGGGCAAGGGGCTGGAGACCCTGCGCAAGGCGCTCGCCATCATCGACGAAAAATACGAGGTGATGGTCTGCGAGGGCGCGGGAAGCCCCGCGGAGGTCAACCTCAACGCCGCGGAGATCGTCAACATGCGCGTCGCGCAGGAGGCCGACATCCCCGTGCTGCTCGTCGCGGACGTCGACCGCGGCGGCGCCATAGCCTCCGTCGTCGGCACCCTTGAGCTGCTCGGCGAGGACCGCCGCCGCGTAAAGGGGATCATCTTCAACAAATTCCGCGGCGACCTCTCGCTCTTCGAAGACGCGGTGGAATTCACCGAAAAAAAGACCGGCGTCAAAGTGGTCGGCGTCATGCCCTGGCTCACAGACATCGTCATCGAAGGCGAAGACATCATGAGCATCAACTGGCACCGCGGCGAAACGGAAGAAAGTAACGGCAAGCTCCGCGTCGGCGTCGTAAAATTCCCGCGCGTCTCCAACCATACGGACATCGAAGCCTTCCGCTTCGAACCGGACGTGGAGATAATCGAACTCGCCTCACCCGCGCAGGTCGCCTCGCTCGACGCCGTCGTGCTGCCCGGAACCAAGAGCACCGTGCTCGACATGAAGTACCTGCTCGATTCCGGCCTCGCCGCCGAAATACGCCGCTTCTACCAAAACGGCGGCACCGTCTACGGGCTCTGCGGCGGCTACCAGATGATGGGCGAAGAGATAGACGACCGCCATCTCCGCGACAACGACAAAATCCCCGCGATCGAGGGACTCGGCCTGCTGCCCGTCGTCACCACCTTCGGCGAGGAAAAGACCACCATCCGCCGCCGCGGACGTACGATACACCCATACTTCAAAGAGGCGGCGGCCGTCGACGGATACGAAATACACTTCGGAGAGACCCGCCCACTGCGGGAAGAGCCGGGATTCGCACCGCTGTTTGAGCTCGACGGCAGGGCCGACGGCCTCGCCGACGGCGAACTGCGCGCCGGCGGCAGCTACCTCCACAACGCCTTCCACAACGACCTCTTCCGCGCCGTGTGGCTCAACCGCCTGCGCAAAAAACGCGGCCTGCCCGAGCGCGAAGCGGTCTCCACGGCGGCGGCCAAAGAGGCGGCCTACGACGCCCTCGCGGCGCAAACGAGAAAAAATCTCGACCTCGACTACATCATCGACATCATGCACCTGAAGGCCGACGCGCCAGCCCGACGCGCCGACGGTGGAAATCCACAGTCCACGGAGGCAAAATAA
- a CDS encoding cob(I)yrinic acid a,c-diamide adenosyltransferase — MFSGEEQGKVQIYTGCGKGKSTAAFGLAMRAAGCGGRVFIIQFQKAQRCGEHESAEKLGIRLAQCPQGRGSGPCASPCPLLTAARDILKKGGADVLILDEIMAAMRHGCLSLAEALSLLETRPAKTELVMTGRGAPKELVERADLVTEMKKIKHYYDDGLLARRGIEF, encoded by the coding sequence ATGTTCAGCGGCGAAGAGCAGGGCAAGGTACAGATATACACGGGCTGCGGCAAGGGCAAAAGCACCGCCGCCTTCGGACTGGCGATGCGCGCCGCGGGCTGCGGCGGCAGGGTCTTCATCATCCAGTTCCAGAAGGCCCAGCGCTGCGGCGAGCACGAGAGCGCGGAAAAGCTCGGCATCAGGCTCGCCCAGTGCCCCCAGGGACGCGGAAGCGGCCCCTGCGCCTCGCCCTGTCCGCTGCTTACGGCGGCGCGAGACATCCTCAAAAAGGGCGGCGCCGACGTACTGATCCTCGACGAGATAATGGCGGCGATGAGACACGGCTGCCTATCCCTCGCGGAGGCGCTCTCGCTGCTTGAGACGCGCCCCGCGAAGACGGAACTCGTAATGACTGGACGCGGCGCGCCAAAAGAGCTGGTGGAGCGCGCAGACCTCGTCACCGAAATGAAGAAAATAAAGCACTACTACGACGACGGACTGCTCGCGCGGCGCGGGATAGAGTTTTAA
- the hemL gene encoding glutamate-1-semialdehyde 2,1-aminomutase, with protein MSQSQCERLFEEAQSLIPGGVNSPVRAFKSVGQTPIFAARGEGAYIWDADGKKYTDYIGSWGPLILGHAYAPVVDAVCEAAHEGTSFGLPTAMEVEMARLITELVKGVEMVRMVSSGTEAVLSAIRAARGFTGREMVVKFEGCYHGHSDSMLVKAGSGLATAGQPDSAGVPANTAAATLTCRYNDLEEIKKILAAHKDEIAAVIVEPVGANMGVVPPAPGFLEGLREITAANGALLIFDEVITGFRLSINCASGYFGVTPDLWTFGKIIGGGLPVGAYGGHRDVMSMVAPLGPVYQAGTLSGNPVAMAAGLAALTALRENPLIYKELAARGERLRAGLDKIFKKYGVAACVQGIESLATIFFTAGPVKSYDEAKKSDTARYARFWSGMAARGILLAPSQFEALFLCTAHSDEDIEYFLVCADEVAGSEGF; from the coding sequence ATGAGCCAGAGCCAGTGCGAAAGACTTTTTGAAGAGGCCCAGAGCCTCATCCCCGGCGGCGTCAACAGCCCCGTCCGCGCCTTCAAGAGCGTCGGCCAGACGCCGATTTTCGCGGCGCGCGGCGAAGGGGCCTATATATGGGACGCCGACGGCAAAAAATATACCGATTACATCGGTTCGTGGGGGCCGCTGATTCTCGGCCACGCCTACGCTCCCGTGGTGGACGCCGTCTGCGAGGCGGCTCATGAAGGCACGAGCTTCGGCCTGCCGACGGCGATGGAGGTCGAAATGGCCCGTCTCATCACGGAGCTCGTCAAGGGCGTCGAGATGGTGCGCATGGTCTCATCCGGCACCGAGGCGGTACTCTCCGCGATACGCGCGGCGCGCGGCTTCACGGGACGTGAAATGGTCGTGAAGTTCGAGGGCTGCTACCACGGGCACTCCGACAGCATGCTTGTTAAGGCGGGCTCCGGCCTCGCGACGGCGGGACAGCCGGACAGCGCCGGCGTGCCGGCGAATACCGCGGCGGCGACGCTGACCTGCCGCTACAACGACCTGGAAGAGATCAAAAAGATCTTAGCGGCACATAAGGACGAGATCGCCGCGGTGATCGTCGAACCCGTCGGTGCGAATATGGGCGTCGTTCCCCCCGCGCCCGGCTTCCTCGAAGGGCTGCGCGAAATCACGGCGGCAAACGGCGCGCTGCTCATCTTCGACGAAGTCATCACCGGCTTCCGTCTCTCGATAAACTGTGCCTCGGGATACTTCGGCGTGACGCCGGACCTTTGGACCTTCGGCAAAATAATCGGCGGCGGCCTTCCCGTCGGCGCCTACGGCGGACACCGAGACGTGATGTCGATGGTGGCCCCCTTAGGCCCCGTCTACCAGGCGGGCACGCTTTCGGGAAACCCCGTGGCGATGGCCGCCGGGCTCGCGGCGCTGACGGCGCTGCGCGAAAACCCGCTAATCTACAAAGAACTCGCCGCGCGTGGAGAGCGTCTGCGCGCCGGCCTCGATAAAATATTCAAAAAATACGGCGTGGCCGCCTGTGTGCAGGGCATCGAATCGCTCGCGACGATATTCTTCACCGCCGGACCGGTAAAGAGCTACGACGAGGCGAAAAAGAGCGACACCGCCCGCTACGCCCGCTTCTGGAGCGGCATGGCCGCCCGCGGCATCCTGCTGGCCCCCTCGCAGTTCGAGGCGCTATTCCTCTGCACCGCGCACAGCGACGAAGACATCGAATACTTCCTCGTCTGCGCCGACGAAGTGGCCGGAAGCGAAGGATTTTAA
- the hemB gene encoding porphobilinogen synthase: protein MIVRPRRLRKNKIIRDMAAETRLSPSMLVYPVFIREGSNIIEDIPAMPGQKRYSPDTFPRLLEEVQRAGVNSILLFGIPEHKDEFGSEAYNENGVIQQALRVGKIHFPDMCFIGDVCLCEYTSHGHCGLLKGEMVDNDPTLDLLAKTALSQAQAGADIVAPSDMMDGRVAAIRAKLDGAGMDDTLIFSYAVKYASAFYGPFREAAGSAPSFGDRKSYQMDPHNVREGVREALLDIEEGADMIMVKPGLPYLDVLRAVKEVSEVPVGAYCVSGEYSMIKAAVERGWLDEKRVIAESAVCLARGGADVIVSYFAPELARMMKEGEL from the coding sequence ATGATAGTACGTCCAAGAAGACTGAGAAAAAACAAAATCATCCGCGACATGGCGGCGGAGACACGGCTCTCGCCCTCCATGCTCGTTTACCCGGTATTCATCCGCGAGGGCAGCAACATCATCGAAGACATCCCCGCGATGCCCGGGCAGAAACGCTACAGCCCCGACACCTTCCCGCGTCTCCTCGAAGAGGTACAACGCGCGGGGGTAAACTCCATACTCCTCTTCGGCATCCCCGAGCACAAGGACGAATTCGGCAGCGAGGCCTATAATGAAAACGGCGTCATCCAGCAGGCGCTGCGCGTCGGCAAGATACACTTCCCCGATATGTGTTTCATCGGCGACGTCTGCCTCTGCGAGTACACCTCGCACGGACACTGCGGCCTGCTGAAGGGAGAGATGGTGGACAACGACCCGACGCTCGACCTCCTTGCGAAGACGGCGCTCTCCCAGGCACAGGCGGGAGCCGACATCGTCGCCCCCTCCGACATGATGGACGGGCGCGTCGCGGCGATCCGCGCGAAACTCGACGGCGCGGGCATGGACGATACCCTGATCTTCTCCTACGCCGTGAAATACGCCTCGGCGTTTTACGGCCCCTTCCGCGAGGCGGCGGGCTCCGCTCCCTCCTTCGGCGACCGCAAAAGCTATCAGATGGACCCGCACAACGTGCGCGAGGGCGTACGTGAAGCGCTGCTCGACATCGAGGAGGGCGCGGACATGATCATGGTAAAGCCTGGACTTCCATATCTCGACGTGCTGCGCGCCGTGAAAGAGGTCAGCGAGGTCCCCGTCGGGGCCTACTGCGTCAGCGGCGAATATTCGATGATAAAGGCAGCCGTCGAGCGCGGCTGGCTCGACGAAAAACGCGTCATTGCGGAATCGGCGGTCTGCCTCGCGCGCGGCGGCGCGGACGTCATCGTCAGCTACTTCGCCCCCGAACTCGCCAGGATGATGAAAGAGGGCGAGCTGTAA
- the cobA gene encoding uroporphyrinogen-III C-methyltransferase, whose protein sequence is MRQAKGHVALIGAGPGDAGLFTLRGRELLEAADCVVYDRLVGDGVLAMMPPSAEKINVGKTGGGLSVPQREIEEIIVREAKRGRRVARLKGGDPFMFGRGGEEIEALNREDIPFEVVPGVTSALGGPACAGIPVTHRGIARSVHVITAHTKEGTIAPVDYEAIAKLGGTLVFLMGASAVTEICAELQRAGMDGGTPAAAVKNASTAAQRLIQGTLGTLSARCAEEKLRSPALIIVGEVTALAEGFAWKRFLPLSGRKVIVTRPRERAGKLSAMLRARGAEVVELPCISTRRIEAELPDLSKYGWLGFTSMTGVEALFELLAEKGRDVRSLGAAKIAAIGPATARALKERGLITDYMPEVYDGLHLARGLAELAKAAPVLMLRAKEGSPELTAELAALKINFTELPLYETIYEQAEIIPQGADTAVFTSASTVRGFKAAMPELEIERACCIGEQTAAEARRAGFKRIITAQRATLESLINTLEEDIR, encoded by the coding sequence ATGAGACAGGCTAAGGGCCATGTGGCGCTCATCGGCGCCGGTCCAGGAGACGCGGGGCTCTTCACCCTGCGCGGCCGCGAACTGCTGGAGGCCGCCGACTGCGTCGTCTACGACCGGCTCGTCGGCGACGGCGTGCTTGCGATGATGCCCCCTTCAGCGGAAAAGATTAACGTCGGCAAGACCGGCGGCGGCCTCTCCGTGCCGCAGCGCGAGATCGAAGAGATCATCGTGCGCGAGGCGAAGAGGGGGCGGCGCGTCGCGCGGCTCAAAGGCGGCGACCCCTTCATGTTCGGACGCGGCGGCGAGGAGATCGAGGCGCTGAACCGCGAGGATATACCCTTCGAGGTGGTCCCCGGCGTGACTTCGGCGCTCGGCGGACCGGCCTGCGCCGGCATCCCCGTCACGCACAGGGGCATCGCGCGCTCCGTTCACGTCATCACGGCGCACACAAAAGAGGGCACCATCGCCCCCGTAGACTACGAGGCCATCGCGAAGCTCGGCGGCACGCTCGTCTTCCTCATGGGCGCCAGCGCCGTCACAGAAATATGCGCCGAGCTTCAAAGGGCGGGAATGGACGGCGGCACACCGGCGGCGGCCGTCAAAAACGCGAGCACCGCGGCGCAGCGGCTCATCCAGGGAACGCTGGGAACGCTCTCCGCCAGGTGCGCGGAGGAAAAACTGCGCTCCCCCGCGCTGATAATCGTCGGCGAAGTCACGGCTCTCGCAGAGGGATTCGCCTGGAAACGCTTCCTGCCGCTCTCCGGACGCAAAGTGATCGTGACGCGCCCGCGCGAACGGGCGGGCAAACTCTCCGCCATGCTCCGCGCGCGCGGCGCGGAGGTCGTGGAGCTGCCCTGCATCAGCACGCGCCGGATAGAGGCGGAGCTGCCGGATCTTTCAAAATACGGCTGGCTAGGCTTCACCAGCATGACCGGCGTCGAAGCGCTCTTTGAGCTGCTTGCGGAAAAGGGACGCGACGTCCGTTCCCTCGGCGCAGCGAAGATCGCGGCGATCGGGCCGGCGACCGCCAGGGCGCTGAAAGAGCGCGGCCTTATCACGGACTACATGCCGGAGGTCTACGACGGATTACACCTTGCCCGCGGCCTCGCGGAGCTGGCGAAAGCCGCTCCGGTGCTGATGCTCCGCGCGAAGGAGGGTTCGCCGGAGCTGACGGCGGAGCTCGCGGCGCTGAAGATAAACTTCACCGAACTGCCGCTCTATGAGACAATATACGAACAGGCGGAGATAATCCCACAGGGGGCGGATACCGCGGTATTCACAAGCGCCTCGACCGTGCGCGGATTCAAGGCCGCCATGCCGGAGCTTGAGATAGAACGCGCCTGCTGCATCGGCGAACAGACGGCGGCGGAGGCGCGGCGCGCGGGCTTTAAACGGATAATAACGGCTCAAAGGGCGACCCTGGAGAGCCTCATAAATACTCTGGAGGAGGATATAAGATGA
- the hemC gene encoding hydroxymethylbilane synthase, translated as MDKKIIRFGSRKSALALVQTKLVMEAVARAHPELVVELVAMETTGDRNMKPFSEASDKFGIKGLFTQELEEALLSGAIDVAVHSLKDMPMNANPALPLVAYSRREDPRDAIVLPQGRTGVESGAIGCSSARWRVQLAALYPGVEIKPVRGNVNTRLRKLDEGEFSALVLAAAGLKRLGLDGRISRYFAADEMIPAPGQGVLACQGRAGEDYRYLDAIRDRGAAACAEAERAFSAELGGGCTAPVGAFAALAGETIKITGLYADESGCDIRRGSAEGPVSENIKIAVKLAQELSRGEEL; from the coding sequence ATGGATAAAAAGATAATACGTTTTGGAAGCCGAAAAAGCGCGCTCGCGCTCGTGCAGACAAAGCTTGTAATGGAGGCGGTGGCCCGCGCCCACCCTGAACTGGTGGTCGAACTCGTCGCGATGGAGACTACCGGCGACAGGAACATGAAACCCTTCTCCGAAGCCTCGGACAAGTTTGGCATCAAGGGGCTCTTCACACAGGAGCTTGAGGAGGCGCTGTTATCCGGCGCGATCGACGTCGCCGTTCACAGCCTTAAAGATATGCCGATGAACGCAAACCCCGCGCTGCCGCTCGTCGCCTACTCACGGCGCGAGGACCCGCGCGACGCGATCGTTCTGCCGCAGGGACGGACGGGCGTCGAATCGGGCGCGATCGGCTGCTCCTCGGCGCGGTGGCGCGTACAGCTCGCGGCGCTCTATCCCGGCGTGGAGATCAAGCCGGTGCGCGGCAACGTCAACACCAGGCTGCGCAAACTCGACGAAGGAGAATTCTCCGCCCTCGTGCTCGCGGCGGCGGGGTTAAAGCGGCTCGGCCTCGACGGTCGCATCTCCCGATATTTTGCGGCTGATGAAATGATACCAGCGCCGGGACAGGGAGTGCTCGCCTGCCAGGGACGCGCGGGAGAGGACTACCGCTACCTCGACGCGATACGCGACCGCGGGGCCGCAGCCTGCGCCGAAGCCGAGCGGGCCTTCTCCGCCGAACTAGGCGGCGGCTGCACCGCGCCCGTCGGCGCCTTCGCCGCGCTCGCGGGGGAGACGATAAAGATAACCGGACTATACGCCGACGAAAGCGGCTGCGATATCCGCCGCGGCTCGGCGGAGGGCCCGGTGTCGGAAAATATAAAAATCGCGGTGAAGCTCGCGCAGGAACTTTCAAGGGGGGAAGAGCTATGA
- the cobK gene encoding precorrin-6A reductase yields MGRRILLFGGTTEGRELTRFRLPLVYAVATAYGAELVRGAENTEVTVGRMDAAEMEKFIRDSDIACVIDATHPYAREARENIRAACAATNTPLMRVQRREAVTDGDVVRVKSAEEAARFLEGTTGNVLLTTGSKELEAFACVSERSRLFARVLPDPEVIKKCAECGFDSGHIIAMQGPFSLLMNEEMIRLTGARWLVTKDGGAAGGIEEKIEAARSCKARLIMIERPHEEGGHSCTEALLWVRRILGLSRPPLFPMLTDMEGRSAVIAGGGRIAARRAATLIKCGAAVTVVSPEFCPEFKEMKCRLVRKSWEPDDLEGAALAVAATDDEKVNAALGAAAKERGIPVSVADNAAECSFFFPSLVTSGEVSASVSAGALSPALTHRLADRLRSVWDEWVKEERAALEEKKDG; encoded by the coding sequence ATGGGACGGCGCATACTGCTCTTCGGCGGCACCACCGAGGGGCGCGAACTGACGCGCTTCCGTTTGCCGCTCGTTTATGCCGTCGCCACCGCCTACGGCGCTGAGCTGGTGCGCGGAGCGGAAAATACCGAGGTGACCGTCGGCCGCATGGACGCGGCGGAGATGGAAAAATTTATCAGGGACTCCGACATCGCCTGCGTCATCGACGCGACGCACCCCTACGCGCGCGAGGCGCGTGAAAATATCCGCGCCGCCTGCGCCGCCACGAATACGCCGCTCATGCGCGTACAGCGGCGTGAGGCCGTCACCGACGGAGACGTCGTCCGCGTGAAGAGCGCGGAGGAGGCGGCCCGCTTCCTCGAGGGAACCACGGGCAACGTGCTGCTGACGACCGGCAGCAAGGAGCTGGAGGCCTTCGCCTGCGTGAGCGAGCGCTCGCGCCTCTTCGCGCGGGTGCTGCCGGACCCGGAAGTGATAAAAAAATGTGCCGAGTGCGGCTTTGACAGCGGCCACATCATCGCGATGCAGGGCCCCTTCAGCCTGCTCATGAACGAAGAGATGATCCGTCTCACCGGCGCGCGCTGGCTCGTCACGAAGGACGGCGGCGCGGCGGGCGGCATCGAAGAAAAGATAGAGGCGGCGCGCAGCTGCAAGGCGCGTCTTATCATGATAGAACGCCCTCATGAAGAGGGCGGACACAGCTGCACAGAGGCGCTGCTCTGGGTGCGGCGGATACTGGGGCTCTCCCGACCGCCGCTCTTTCCGATGCTGACGGACATGGAGGGACGCTCCGCGGTGATCGCCGGCGGCGGCCGGATCGCGGCGCGGCGCGCGGCGACGCTGATAAAGTGCGGCGCGGCGGTCACCGTCGTCAGCCCCGAGTTCTGCCCGGAGTTCAAAGAGATGAAATGCCGTCTCGTGAGAAAGAGCTGGGAGCCTGACGACCTTGAAGGCGCGGCGCTCGCGGTGGCGGCGACCGACGACGAAAAGGTCAACGCCGCCCTCGGCGCGGCGGCGAAAGAGCGCGGCATACCGGTGAGCGTCGCGGACAACGCGGCGGAGTGCAGCTTCTTCTTCCCCTCGCTGGTCACGAGCGGCGAGGTCTCGGCCTCCGTCTCCGCGGGGGCGCTCTCACCGGCGCTGACGCACAGGCTCGCGGATAGGCTCCGTTCCGTCTGGGACGAATGGGTGAAAGAGGAGCGCGCCGCTCTGGAGGAGAAAAAAGATGGATAA
- the cobJ gene encoding precorrin-3B C(17)-methyltransferase encodes MIYVVGLGPGGPEQITPRALSALEKCDLIVGYKAYIELVRPIFEGRKELVASPMKRERDRCEEALKLLLSGRTVGLISSGDPGIYGMAGIMLEVARDKTEVEIIPGITAAASSASILGAPLMHDFAVISLSDLLTPWELIERRLRAAAEANFVICIYNPASHGRPDHLARAAAILMETLPGGRAAGWVRNAGRDEESFGLTTLDGLKEAPIDMFCTVIIGNSVTRVINGRLITPRGYRHPADGEN; translated from the coding sequence ATGATATACGTCGTCGGCCTCGGCCCCGGAGGGCCGGAACAGATAACGCCGCGGGCGCTTTCGGCGCTGGAAAAATGCGATCTGATCGTCGGCTACAAGGCCTACATCGAGCTGGTGCGCCCGATCTTCGAGGGACGCAAAGAGCTCGTCGCCTCGCCGATGAAGAGGGAGCGCGACCGCTGCGAAGAGGCGCTTAAACTTTTGCTCTCGGGCCGCACCGTCGGGCTCATTTCCAGCGGCGACCCGGGAATATACGGCATGGCGGGGATAATGCTTGAGGTGGCGCGGGACAAAACTGAGGTCGAAATAATCCCAGGCATCACCGCCGCCGCAAGCTCGGCCTCGATACTCGGCGCGCCGCTGATGCACGACTTCGCCGTTATCAGCCTCAGCGACCTGCTTACGCCCTGGGAGCTGATAGAGAGGCGGCTGCGCGCCGCCGCGGAGGCCAATTTCGTCATCTGTATCTACAACCCTGCAAGCCACGGACGTCCCGACCACCTTGCGCGCGCGGCGGCGATCCTCATGGAGACGCTCCCCGGCGGCCGCGCCGCCGGCTGGGTGCGCAACGCGGGCCGCGACGAAGAGAGCTTCGGCCTGACGACGCTCGACGGCCTCAAGGAGGCGCCTATAGACATGTTCTGCACCGTGATAATCGGGAACTCCGTCACCCGCGTGATAAACGGACGCCTCATCACGCCGCGAGGCTACAGGCATCCCGCCGATGGCGAAAACTGA